Proteins encoded together in one Kutzneria kofuensis window:
- a CDS encoding phosphate signaling complex PhoU family protein, which produces MGKVKHRRLDQLADLCRQVGDAMQRASVALLDADRAMAEKVITGDAALARARASCEEQLLAATDLRVVLTAVHAVDTLERMGDLALHIARAARRRHPAHVLPDELRVPFADMGQLAITLANTAEQVIRTGDPELAAFLDASDDTMDDLHRAVFATVTRADWPHGVATAVDATVLSQNYERFADYAVALARRTSVIARSELAA; this is translated from the coding sequence GTGGGCAAGGTCAAGCACCGCAGGCTCGACCAGCTGGCCGACCTGTGCCGTCAGGTCGGGGACGCCATGCAGCGCGCGAGTGTCGCGCTGCTCGACGCCGACCGGGCGATGGCGGAGAAGGTCATCACCGGCGACGCGGCACTGGCCCGCGCCCGGGCGTCGTGCGAGGAACAGCTGCTCGCCGCAACGGATCTTCGCGTCGTCCTGACGGCCGTGCACGCAGTCGACACCCTTGAGCGCATGGGCGATCTGGCCCTGCACATCGCCCGTGCGGCGCGCAGACGCCACCCGGCGCACGTGTTGCCCGACGAGCTGCGCGTCCCCTTCGCGGACATGGGCCAGCTCGCGATCACCCTGGCCAACACGGCGGAACAGGTGATCCGCACCGGCGACCCGGAGCTGGCGGCGTTTCTCGACGCCAGCGACGACACCATGGACGACCTGCACCGCGCGGTGTTCGCGACGGTGACGCGTGCGGACTGGCCGCACGGCGTCGCCACCGCGGTGGACGCCACCGTGCTCAGCCAGAACTACGAGCGCTTCGCCGACTACGCGGTCGCGCTGGCCCGCCGCACGAGCGTCATCGCCCGCAGCGAGCTGGCGGCCTGA
- the kdpC gene encoding K(+)-transporting ATPase subunit C, which produces MRWLSGLVKQTAAGLRMVLVMTVLLGIAYPLVVWGIGQIPGLSAQAGGSVVTVNGKPVGSSLIGLNPVAKDPDNDPYFHTRPSATASDFSATDNTKLGLADNDAATSAPSNLAADNQVLVAQVKARRETIAKREGVSPDQVPADAVTASGSGLDPSISPAYAKLQIARVARVNGLPVDQVTKIVEDNTAGRGAGFLGEPTVNVLALNLAVQAAKR; this is translated from the coding sequence ATGCGTTGGCTGTCAGGACTGGTCAAGCAGACCGCCGCGGGCCTGCGGATGGTGCTGGTGATGACCGTGCTGCTGGGGATCGCGTATCCCCTCGTCGTGTGGGGGATCGGCCAGATCCCGGGGTTGTCGGCCCAGGCAGGAGGCTCCGTCGTGACCGTGAACGGCAAGCCGGTGGGCTCCTCGTTGATCGGGCTCAACCCGGTGGCCAAGGACCCGGACAACGACCCGTACTTCCACACCCGGCCGTCCGCGACCGCGTCGGACTTCTCCGCCACCGACAACACCAAGCTGGGCCTGGCCGACAACGACGCGGCCACCTCGGCCCCGTCCAACCTGGCCGCGGACAATCAGGTGCTGGTGGCGCAGGTCAAGGCCCGCAGGGAGACCATCGCCAAGCGCGAGGGCGTGTCCCCGGACCAGGTGCCGGCCGACGCGGTGACCGCGTCCGGCTCGGGCCTGGACCCGTCGATCAGCCCGGCGTACGCGAAACTGCAGATCGCCCGGGTGGCCCGGGTGAACGGGCTGCCCGTCGACCAGGTGACGAAGATCGTCGAGGACAACACCGCGGGGCGGGGCGCCGGCTTCCTCGGCGAGCCCACGGTGAACGTGCTGGCGCTGAACCTGGCCGTCCAGGCAGCGAAGCGCTGA
- a CDS encoding sigma-70 family RNA polymerase sigma factor yields the protein MGQSAKRSDELARQLYGRYRRPLLGYVLRAVRGDYQYAEDIVQETLLRAWKHSDSLEPEQAGPWLYTVARNLIISGHRRKEARAPEVPLETDELPSGSDELDHVLQAWQIAEAMRSLSHDHRQVIVELYYCRRTVSEAATVLGVPAGTVKSRCFYALRALRGALEERGVTEL from the coding sequence GTGGGTCAGAGCGCGAAGCGTAGTGACGAGTTGGCACGGCAGCTGTACGGCCGCTACCGGCGGCCGCTACTGGGCTACGTGCTTCGGGCGGTGCGAGGCGATTACCAGTACGCCGAGGACATCGTGCAGGAGACGCTGCTACGCGCGTGGAAGCACTCCGACTCGCTGGAACCCGAGCAGGCCGGCCCGTGGCTGTACACGGTCGCGCGCAACCTCATCATCTCCGGTCACCGCCGCAAGGAGGCCAGAGCACCCGAGGTTCCGCTGGAGACCGATGAGCTCCCGTCGGGCTCCGACGAACTGGATCACGTATTGCAGGCCTGGCAGATTGCCGAGGCGATGCGGTCGCTCAGTCATGACCATCGCCAGGTCATCGTGGAGCTGTACTACTGCCGTCGGACCGTGTCCGAGGCTGCAACCGTGCTGGGCGTCCCCGCGGGCACGGTCAAGTCGCGCTGCTTCTACGCGTTGCGCGCGCTTCGGGGAGCGTTGGAGGAGCGGGGGGTGACCGAGCTATGA
- a CDS encoding CAP domain-containing protein, with translation MSPRSRRPATAGMLVGLTLGAACAGGASVAVGPATLTGVLLGEASPLPTAPSVSQQLGNAAGHEQNNRLVTSTAGAPADTTSASPTTTTSTTTTTSTTTTTSAPPTSTTTAAPTTTASKPPVNAGSAARVLDLVNQARAGAGCQPLTEDKRLDTAAQGHSDDMAAHSYFSHTSQDGRSFVDREKQAGYPSPGGENIAEGYTSADAVMDGWMHSDGHRRNILDCSFTTIGIGVTTKGWYWVQDFGR, from the coding sequence GTGAGCCCCCGCAGCAGACGACCGGCGACCGCCGGCATGCTCGTCGGACTGACCCTCGGCGCCGCGTGCGCCGGTGGCGCGTCGGTCGCCGTCGGGCCCGCGACCCTGACCGGAGTGCTCCTGGGCGAGGCGAGCCCGCTGCCCACGGCCCCGTCCGTGTCGCAGCAGCTGGGCAACGCCGCCGGACACGAGCAGAACAACCGCCTGGTCACCTCCACCGCCGGCGCGCCCGCGGACACCACTTCGGCGTCGCCGACCACGACCACCAGCACCACCACGACGACCAGCACCACCACGACCACCTCGGCCCCGCCGACCAGCACCACCACCGCGGCGCCGACCACGACCGCCAGCAAGCCGCCGGTCAACGCCGGGTCCGCCGCCCGCGTGCTGGACCTGGTCAACCAGGCCCGCGCCGGCGCCGGCTGCCAGCCGCTGACCGAGGACAAGCGGCTGGACACCGCCGCCCAGGGGCACAGCGACGACATGGCGGCGCACAGCTACTTCTCGCACACCTCGCAGGACGGCCGCTCGTTCGTCGACCGCGAGAAGCAGGCCGGCTACCCCAGCCCCGGCGGCGAGAACATCGCCGAGGGCTACACCAGCGCGGACGCCGTGATGGACGGCTGGATGCACTCCGACGGGCACCGGCGCAACATCCTCGACTGCAGCTTCACCACGATCGGGATCGGCGTGACCACCAAGGGGTGGTACTGGGTGCAGGACTTCGGCAGGTAA
- a CDS encoding acylphosphatase encodes MTEQSVRLTAWVHGRVQGVGFRWWTRSRALELGLDGAATNLADGRVQVVAEGPESVCRELLAALNSGATPGRVDLVVERWSEARGVPKGFEER; translated from the coding sequence ATGACAGAACAGAGCGTCCGACTCACCGCCTGGGTGCACGGTCGCGTGCAGGGCGTCGGTTTCCGGTGGTGGACCCGGAGCCGGGCGCTCGAGCTCGGTCTCGACGGCGCGGCGACCAATCTGGCCGACGGCCGCGTGCAGGTCGTCGCCGAGGGACCCGAATCCGTCTGCCGCGAGTTGCTGGCCGCGTTGAACTCCGGCGCCACCCCTGGACGTGTGGACTTGGTCGTCGAGAGGTGGTCGGAGGCCAGGGGTGTCCCAAAAGGTTTTGAAGAACGCTGA
- a CDS encoding response regulator — MTKVLVVDDEPQIVRALRINLSARGYQVLTAHDGASALRAAAETKPDVVVLDLGLPDLDGTDVIAGLRGWTTVPILVLSARTDSSDKVEALDAGADDYVTKPFGMDELLARLRAAVRRSATSNADGEEAVVETASFTVDLAAKKVHRDGEEVHLTPTEWGVLEVLVRNRGRLVAQKQLLQDVWGPQYATESHYLRVYLAQLRRKLEPEPSRPRHLLTEPGMGYRFET, encoded by the coding sequence ATGACCAAGGTGCTGGTTGTCGACGACGAGCCGCAGATCGTGCGGGCGCTGCGGATCAACCTTTCGGCGCGGGGCTACCAGGTCCTCACCGCCCACGACGGCGCCAGCGCCCTGCGCGCCGCCGCCGAGACCAAGCCCGACGTCGTCGTGCTGGATCTGGGGCTGCCCGACCTGGACGGCACCGACGTCATCGCCGGGCTTCGCGGCTGGACCACCGTGCCCATCCTCGTGCTCTCCGCCCGCACCGACTCCTCCGACAAGGTCGAGGCCCTCGACGCCGGCGCCGACGACTACGTCACCAAGCCCTTCGGCATGGACGAGTTGCTGGCCCGGCTCCGCGCCGCCGTCCGCCGCTCCGCCACCTCCAACGCCGACGGCGAGGAGGCCGTCGTCGAGACCGCGTCCTTCACCGTCGACCTGGCGGCCAAGAAGGTCCACCGCGACGGCGAGGAGGTCCACCTCACCCCCACCGAGTGGGGAGTGCTGGAGGTCCTCGTCCGCAACCGCGGCCGCCTCGTCGCCCAGAAGCAGCTCCTCCAGGACGTCTGGGGTCCCCAGTACGCCACCGAGTCCCACTACCTCCGCGTCTACCTCGCCCAGCTCCGCCGCAAGCTCGAGCCCGAACCCTCCCGCCCCCGCCACCTGCTCACCGAGCCCGGCATGGGCTACCGCTTCGAAACCTGA
- a CDS encoding sensor histidine kinase: MQPETPRRGELRIYLGAAPGVGKTFAMLGEARRRADRGTDVVVGLVETHGREKTAQLLDGLEVVPRRQLTHRGLDFDEMDVDAILARKPEVALVDELAHTNVPGSRNDKRWQDIEELLDAGIDVLSTVNVQHLESLNDVVERITGVPQHETVPDQFVRSAEQIELVDITPEALRRRLAHGNVYPARKIDAALGNYFRVGNLTALRELALLWVADQVDVALQRYRSEQKITETWETRERVVVAITAGPESETLIRRARRIATRAGAELLVLHILRGDGLAGAPADKVAKYRRLADDVGATFHTVVGDDVPTALLDFARGVNATQLVLGTSRRSRVARLFEEGIGATVVQESGPIDVHMVTHSEAKRAFKWRFGRSPLTARRRILGWVLSLVIPSLATAVGVLLHGTVSISTDTVDYFLATVIVALVGGVGPAVVAAALSAGLLNFFFTPPLYSLTVADGENVITLIAMVVVAVMVALVVDRAARRAEQAARARTEAALLASYARTVLTSPYPLVRLLEKVRENFGLTSVALLEHRHGKWERVACVGPQPCDDPDEADVDVPVTPEVHLALRGKALPAADRRALEAAAGQALLALRQQRMAAQTADAQRRAETTELRTALLSAVGHDLRTPLTSIKAAAGSLRDPELHLSEEDTGELLATVEESADRLAGLVDNLLDSSRIATGAVQPQLRPVAYYEIVARALSGIDDRRNVLVDVDERLPLVLADPGLLERVVANVIDNALRHGRPASSVNGEPAVEVRASAHASQVELRVVDRGRGLPKGTGDALFQPFQRLGDRDATSGVGLGLSVARGFTEAMGGAIAAEDTPGGGLTVVISLPAKEEH; this comes from the coding sequence GTGCAACCGGAGACACCGCGGCGCGGCGAGCTGCGCATCTACCTCGGGGCGGCGCCGGGGGTCGGCAAGACCTTCGCGATGCTCGGCGAGGCGCGCCGCCGCGCCGACCGCGGCACCGACGTGGTCGTCGGACTCGTCGAGACGCACGGCCGCGAGAAGACCGCGCAGCTGCTGGACGGCCTGGAGGTCGTGCCGCGCCGGCAGCTGACCCACCGCGGCCTGGACTTCGACGAGATGGACGTCGACGCGATCCTGGCCCGCAAGCCGGAGGTCGCGCTCGTCGACGAGCTGGCGCACACCAACGTGCCCGGCTCGCGCAACGACAAGCGCTGGCAGGACATCGAGGAGCTGCTCGACGCCGGCATCGACGTGCTGTCCACGGTCAACGTGCAGCACCTGGAGAGCCTCAACGACGTGGTCGAGCGGATCACCGGGGTGCCCCAGCACGAGACCGTGCCCGACCAGTTCGTGCGCTCGGCCGAGCAGATCGAGCTGGTCGACATCACGCCGGAGGCGCTGCGCCGCCGGCTCGCGCACGGCAACGTCTACCCGGCCCGCAAGATCGATGCCGCGCTGGGCAACTACTTCCGGGTCGGCAACCTGACCGCGCTGCGCGAGCTGGCGCTGCTGTGGGTGGCCGACCAGGTGGACGTGGCGCTGCAGCGGTACCGGTCCGAACAGAAGATCACCGAGACCTGGGAGACCCGGGAGCGGGTGGTGGTGGCGATCACCGCCGGGCCGGAGAGCGAGACGCTGATCCGGCGGGCCCGGCGGATCGCCACCCGGGCCGGCGCCGAGCTGCTCGTGCTGCACATCCTGCGCGGTGACGGGCTGGCCGGCGCGCCCGCCGACAAGGTGGCCAAGTACCGGCGGCTGGCCGACGACGTCGGCGCGACCTTCCACACGGTCGTCGGCGACGACGTGCCGACGGCGCTGCTGGACTTCGCCCGCGGCGTGAACGCCACCCAGCTGGTGCTCGGCACCTCCCGGCGGTCGCGGGTCGCGCGGCTGTTCGAGGAGGGCATCGGCGCCACCGTCGTGCAGGAGTCCGGGCCGATCGACGTGCACATGGTCACCCACAGCGAGGCCAAGCGGGCCTTCAAGTGGCGGTTCGGCCGCAGCCCGCTGACGGCGCGGCGGCGGATCCTGGGCTGGGTGCTGTCGCTGGTGATCCCGTCCCTGGCGACCGCCGTCGGCGTGCTCCTGCACGGCACGGTGTCGATCTCCACCGACACCGTCGACTACTTCCTCGCCACGGTGATCGTGGCGCTGGTCGGCGGTGTCGGGCCGGCCGTCGTCGCCGCCGCACTGTCCGCCGGGCTGCTGAACTTCTTCTTCACGCCGCCGCTGTACTCGCTCACCGTGGCCGACGGCGAGAACGTGATCACTCTCATCGCCATGGTCGTCGTCGCCGTGATGGTGGCGCTGGTGGTGGACCGGGCCGCGCGGCGGGCCGAGCAGGCGGCTCGGGCCCGGACCGAGGCCGCGCTTCTGGCGTCGTACGCGCGGACCGTGCTCACCAGCCCGTATCCGTTGGTGCGGCTGCTGGAGAAGGTGCGGGAGAACTTCGGGCTCACCTCCGTGGCGCTGCTGGAGCACCGGCACGGCAAGTGGGAGCGGGTCGCCTGCGTCGGGCCGCAGCCGTGCGACGATCCCGATGAGGCCGATGTGGACGTTCCCGTGACGCCCGAGGTGCATCTGGCGTTGCGGGGCAAGGCTTTGCCGGCCGCCGACCGCCGCGCGCTGGAGGCCGCCGCCGGGCAGGCGCTGCTGGCGTTGCGGCAGCAGCGGATGGCCGCGCAGACCGCCGACGCGCAACGCCGGGCCGAGACCACCGAGCTGCGGACCGCGCTGCTGTCCGCCGTCGGGCACGACCTGCGCACGCCGCTGACCTCGATCAAGGCCGCCGCCGGCAGCCTGCGCGATCCGGAGCTGCATCTGTCCGAGGAGGACACCGGCGAGCTGCTGGCCACCGTCGAGGAGTCAGCCGACCGGCTCGCCGGGCTCGTGGACAACCTGCTCGACTCGTCCCGGATTGCCACCGGCGCCGTGCAGCCGCAGCTGCGGCCCGTCGCGTACTACGAGATCGTGGCGCGGGCCCTGTCCGGCATCGACGACCGCCGCAACGTGCTCGTCGACGTCGACGAGCGGCTGCCGTTGGTGCTGGCCGACCCGGGGCTGCTCGAACGGGTGGTGGCCAACGTGATCGACAACGCCTTGCGCCACGGCAGGCCGGCGAGCAGCGTGAACGGCGAGCCCGCCGTCGAGGTCCGGGCCAGCGCACACGCGTCGCAGGTGGAGCTGCGGGTCGTGGACCGGGGCCGGGGGTTGCCCAAGGGGACCGGTGACGCGCTGTTCCAGCCGTTTCAGCGGCTGGGGGACCGGGACGCGACCAGCGGGGTCGGACTGGGGTTGAGCGTGGCGAGGGGATTCACCGAGGCCATGGGCGGCGCCATCGCCGCCGAGGACACGCCCGGCGGCGGGCTGACCGTGGTGATCTCGTTGCCGGCCAAGGAGGAACACTGA